One Niabella beijingensis DNA window includes the following coding sequences:
- a CDS encoding ABC transporter permease yields the protein MRRNLGFSLINVFGLMIGMVCAALIFLWIQYKYEYNRQWKHADGIYIFENNQFYGKDIKTFSATSGPLAQTAYNEIPGFDKVVRVLSEGGVFSVGDKYLNQSGIYADSSFFDIFPFPAVHRSVDFSLNNPTQIAISSKMAAAYFDKGDPIGKTMTLNKKDPFIVGMVYDIPSTNTSLTPDYVLPMRFAMADSGFVKQWSQWGNCGMRTYATLDQNASVVNINQRLKGLIRSKTGNDVPHEVFLYPLTRLGLYNTFEEGKEVSDKGNIKYVRLFFMVALVILLIACINFMNLSTARSEKRAMEIGLKKVVGATRLQLMLQFIFESLLMALIAAGFAILLLLIVTPWFAALVELPLRFRILDPLHLFSLLGVGLFCGLLAGIYPCLYLSSFRPANAIKKQLTKGRDGAGIIRKALVVAQFSISIILIIATIVINKQIIYTRNRDLGFDRDQILVLNATAPVTGSFEALRNNLMRAGVAKEVAMSTSSVFSMFSNGGGFRWKGGENLQDALITQALVSPQYFKLMGIKINDGRAFHDNIKQDSNSVIINDAMAKLMGAEGRAGKILYRGDDGTMPIVGVTGSFSVNNIYEKPEPIIFYASDAKGFLNWGSVLFIKLTGNASQAQTLGTIEGEIKKIDSGFPFEYHFLDEEYDKLFKGIRFAGNLALLFGSLAIFISCLGLLGLSAFMTEQRKKEIGVRKVLGASVYSITRLLNQDFIKMVLVACIIAVPAGGYLMSKWLEDYKDYHTGISWWVFLLAMLMAIMIALVTVSAQAIRAAIANPVKALRSE from the coding sequence ATGAGGCGAAACCTGGGTTTCAGCCTCATCAATGTATTTGGCCTGATGATTGGTATGGTTTGCGCTGCGCTGATCTTTTTATGGATCCAATACAAATATGAGTACAACCGGCAGTGGAAACATGCTGACGGCATCTATATTTTTGAAAATAACCAGTTCTATGGTAAGGATATAAAAACGTTTAGTGCAACCAGTGGCCCACTTGCACAGACTGCTTATAATGAGATTCCCGGATTTGATAAGGTGGTTCGTGTGTTGAGCGAAGGGGGTGTCTTTTCTGTAGGAGATAAATACCTGAATCAGTCCGGTATCTATGCCGACAGCTCCTTCTTCGATATTTTTCCCTTTCCAGCAGTACACCGGTCTGTTGATTTTTCACTGAATAATCCTACACAAATCGCCATTTCATCAAAAATGGCGGCAGCCTATTTTGACAAAGGCGATCCGATCGGAAAAACGATGACGCTGAATAAAAAGGACCCTTTTATTGTTGGAATGGTATATGATATCCCCTCTACCAATACATCACTGACACCGGATTATGTCCTGCCGATGCGTTTTGCCATGGCCGACTCCGGTTTTGTAAAACAATGGAGTCAGTGGGGTAACTGTGGCATGCGGACGTATGCCACGCTGGATCAGAATGCATCAGTTGTCAACATAAACCAGCGTTTAAAAGGGCTGATCCGCTCCAAGACCGGGAACGATGTTCCGCATGAAGTATTTCTGTATCCTCTTACCCGGCTGGGGCTGTACAACACTTTCGAGGAAGGAAAAGAGGTGAGCGACAAAGGGAACATAAAATATGTACGGTTGTTCTTTATGGTGGCGTTGGTGATCCTGCTTATCGCCTGCATCAATTTTATGAACCTGTCCACGGCACGCAGTGAAAAAAGGGCGATGGAAATCGGGCTCAAAAAGGTGGTGGGCGCTACCCGGCTGCAACTAATGCTGCAGTTTATTTTCGAAAGCCTGTTGATGGCGTTAATAGCCGCTGGTTTCGCCATTTTATTGCTGCTGATCGTAACACCTTGGTTTGCGGCACTGGTAGAGCTGCCGTTGCGGTTTCGTATATTGGATCCGCTGCACCTGTTCAGTTTATTGGGTGTAGGGCTGTTCTGCGGATTGCTGGCGGGCATTTATCCCTGTTTATACCTGTCTTCCTTCCGGCCCGCCAACGCTATTAAAAAGCAACTGACAAAGGGCCGGGATGGTGCCGGTATTATACGGAAAGCACTGGTGGTGGCCCAGTTTTCGATCTCGATTATATTGATCATCGCTACGATTGTAATTAATAAACAGATCATTTATACCCGTAACCGCGATCTCGGGTTTGACCGGGATCAGATCCTGGTACTGAACGCAACAGCTCCGGTCACCGGTAGTTTTGAAGCTCTGCGTAATAACCTGATGCGGGCGGGTGTGGCAAAAGAAGTGGCCATGTCCACCAGCAGCGTTTTTTCGATGTTCAGTAACGGAGGGGGCTTCCGCTGGAAGGGGGGCGAGAATTTGCAGGATGCCCTGATCACCCAGGCATTGGTAAGCCCGCAGTATTTTAAACTGATGGGAATAAAGATCAATGACGGACGCGCATTTCATGACAATATAAAACAGGATAGTAACAGCGTTATTATCAACGATGCCATGGCCAAACTGATGGGAGCGGAAGGCAGGGCCGGGAAGATCCTTTACCGGGGGGATGATGGTACGATGCCTATTGTTGGGGTTACCGGGAGTTTTTCCGTTAATAACATTTATGAAAAGCCTGAGCCGATCATTTTTTATGCATCGGATGCCAAGGGATTTTTGAACTGGGGTAGCGTTCTGTTTATAAAACTTACGGGGAACGCCAGCCAGGCACAAACGCTGGGTACAATAGAAGGGGAGATCAAAAAGATCGATTCAGGGTTCCCTTTTGAATACCATTTCCTGGATGAAGAATACGATAAGCTGTTCAAGGGGATCCGGTTTGCCGGAAACCTGGCACTTTTGTTCGGAAGCCTGGCCATATTTATTTCCTGTCTGGGCCTGTTGGGATTGTCTGCATTTATGACGGAGCAGCGAAAAAAGGAGATCGGGGTAAGAAAAGTACTGGGTGCTTCTGTGTATTCCATTACCCGGTTGCTGAACCAGGATTTTATAAAGATGGTTCTGGTCGCCTGTATCATTGCGGTACCGGCAGGCGGTTACCTTATGAGTAAATGGTTGGAGGACTATAAAGATTACCATACGGGTATTTCCTGGTGGGTGTTCCTTTTGGCGATGCTGATGGCCATCATGATCGCTTTGGTTACCGTAAGTGCCCAGGCGATCCGGGCGGCTATTGCCAATCCGGTAAAGGCATTGCGTTCGGAGTAG
- a CDS encoding ABC transporter permease → MIKNYFKTAWRNLIRNKVYSLINILGLSIGMAACILILLWVQNQVSHDQFHDKLDRIYVTNNRDINDGIKHAWAWTPNIMGPTLKKDYPEVEDAVRYSDGSNFLFTVGEKKLVPSGAFADPGFLSVFTFPLLKGNEKDALKEVHNIVLTEKLATSLFGAEDPMGKVVKVDSADQFTVTGVLKNLPDNTAFDFDYLLPWMYKDKLGWTDSSWGNNSLATYVLLKPGASHEAFDQKINKITTAHLTNDPLYKNREVFTQPFKDQWLYSKQENGRYTGGRIDMVRLFMTIAGLILIIACINFMNLSTARSEKRAKEVGIRKVVGAQKKGLIAQFIGESVLLSGIAFVFALTIVIISLPAFSRLVDQRLHLPFDNPLFWLFALGFILFSGALAGSYPAFYLSAFNPVKVLKGLFKSSTAAVSPRKVLVVVQFTFAVLLIISTIIVMQQIRHAQSRDNGYDAHNLVFVTMNGTIEKNYQLIRNELVSSGAAVAVTKSMSPITERYSDSWDFSWTGSTEEDKKVDFVRMASDADFVKTLGTKLVAGRDIDIYKYPGDSNVVLLNETAVRMMHVKDPLTTLLKADDKDWRVVGVVKDFIYQSPYEKVQQLIVFGPGSWFNTIQFKLNPANTTRQNLDIAGGIFKRYNSEYPFDYKFVDTEYARKFKEEQKTGTMAALFAGLTVFISCLGLFALSTYMAETRIKEIGVRKVLGASVFNITSLLSGDFLKLVIISCVVASPVAWFIMNKWLKNYDYRITIGWPVFAGTTLLVLVIALITVSSQAIRAAVANPVKALRSE, encoded by the coding sequence ATGATCAAAAATTATTTTAAAACCGCCTGGCGCAATCTGATCCGGAATAAAGTATATTCTCTGATCAATATACTCGGTTTAAGTATCGGAATGGCAGCTTGTATACTCATCCTGTTATGGGTACAGAACCAGGTCAGCCATGATCAGTTTCATGATAAACTGGACCGTATCTATGTGACGAACAACAGGGACATAAACGATGGAATCAAGCACGCCTGGGCCTGGACCCCTAATATTATGGGTCCAACGCTTAAGAAAGATTATCCCGAAGTGGAAGATGCGGTCCGCTATTCGGACGGAAGCAATTTCCTTTTTACGGTAGGAGAGAAAAAACTGGTGCCTTCGGGTGCATTTGCCGATCCCGGTTTTCTTTCTGTATTTACCTTTCCTTTACTGAAGGGCAATGAAAAGGATGCTTTAAAAGAAGTGCATAATATTGTGCTGACCGAAAAGCTGGCTACGAGCCTGTTTGGTGCGGAAGACCCGATGGGTAAGGTTGTTAAGGTCGATAGTGCCGATCAATTTACCGTGACCGGTGTGTTGAAGAACCTGCCGGATAATACGGCTTTTGACTTTGACTACCTGTTGCCCTGGATGTATAAAGATAAATTGGGATGGACCGACAGTTCCTGGGGCAATAACTCGCTTGCCACCTATGTATTGTTAAAGCCCGGGGCTTCTCATGAGGCCTTTGATCAGAAAATAAATAAAATCACTACAGCGCATCTGACAAATGATCCGTTGTATAAAAACAGGGAAGTATTTACGCAGCCCTTTAAAGACCAGTGGTTGTATTCCAAACAGGAAAACGGCCGGTACACAGGGGGACGCATCGATATGGTACGGCTGTTTATGACCATAGCAGGACTTATTCTGATCATCGCCTGCATCAATTTTATGAACCTGAGCACGGCCCGCAGTGAGAAACGGGCCAAGGAAGTGGGCATACGGAAAGTGGTGGGCGCGCAGAAAAAAGGATTGATCGCTCAGTTCATCGGCGAGAGTGTACTGCTGTCCGGCATCGCTTTTGTATTTGCATTGACCATCGTTATCATTAGTCTGCCGGCATTCAGCAGGCTGGTGGATCAACGCCTGCACCTGCCCTTTGATAACCCCTTGTTTTGGTTGTTTGCCCTTGGTTTTATTTTATTCAGCGGAGCACTTGCAGGAAGTTATCCTGCGTTTTACCTGTCGGCATTTAATCCCGTTAAGGTATTAAAAGGATTGTTTAAATCGTCAACGGCTGCGGTAAGTCCGAGAAAAGTGCTCGTAGTCGTTCAGTTCACATTTGCGGTATTGCTGATCATTTCCACGATCATCGTGATGCAGCAGATCCGGCATGCCCAATCCAGGGATAACGGGTATGATGCCCACAACCTGGTATTCGTAACCATGAACGGCACTATTGAAAAGAACTATCAACTCATCCGGAATGAGCTGGTAAGCAGTGGAGCAGCTGTTGCGGTTACCAAATCTATGAGCCCCATTACCGAACGCTATAGCGATAGCTGGGATTTCTCATGGACGGGCAGTACGGAGGAGGACAAAAAAGTAGACTTTGTAAGAATGGCTTCAGACGCCGATTTTGTAAAAACCCTGGGAACAAAGCTGGTAGCAGGCCGTGATATTGATATTTATAAATATCCGGGAGACTCAAATGTGGTGTTGCTGAATGAAACGGCGGTTAGGATGATGCATGTTAAAGATCCGCTGACAACCCTGCTGAAAGCAGACGACAAGGATTGGCGGGTAGTGGGTGTGGTAAAGGATTTTATCTACCAGTCGCCCTATGAAAAAGTACAGCAGCTGATCGTCTTTGGCCCCGGTTCCTGGTTCAATACCATTCAATTTAAACTGAACCCGGCAAATACCACCAGGCAGAACCTGGATATTGCGGGAGGGATTTTCAAACGGTATAATTCCGAGTATCCTTTTGATTACAAGTTTGTGGATACGGAATATGCGCGGAAATTTAAAGAGGAACAGAAAACGGGAACCATGGCCGCTTTGTTTGCGGGACTGACGGTTTTCATATCCTGTCTGGGTTTATTTGCATTGTCCACCTATATGGCTGAGACGCGGATCAAAGAGATCGGTGTCCGTAAGGTATTGGGTGCTTCGGTCTTTAATATTACTTCCTTATTGTCGGGCGATTTTTTAAAGCTGGTCATTATTTCCTGTGTGGTGGCCTCACCGGTCGCGTGGTTTATCATGAACAAATGGCTGAAGAACTATGATTACCGTATTACGATCGGATGGCCGGTTTTTGCGGGAACAACCCTGCTGGTACTGGTGATTGCTTTGATCACGGTAAGCTCGCAGGCCATCCGGGCGGCCGTTGCCAACCCGGTGAAGGCATTGCGTTCGGAGTAG
- a CDS encoding ABC transporter permease yields MIKNYLKTAWRSLWANKFYSLLNVTGLAVGLAAGILLLIWVQDERSYDKFHRNAKNIFLINSELPSEDKPLFWSGAPGPLAIIAKKIPEIKAVVRVSGFGEQLSDASGNKVLRENQLYCVDSSFLSLFDFPLVKGSRQAFLPGLHSVALTRATAEKLFGTADAIGKIVRHNKVNFTVSAILENVPENSTIRFDAIFPMALYAQNFTRNGGNGEWKTIDEDMGNYNFNTYVLLNPGADPVKVGNAFSDLYRAARNGDSKTSFHLQNLEELHLVANDGNRSGQQTVKVILAVAILLLVIASINYVNLSTARAMARVKEVSIRKIVGAERSQLFFQFVTETLLLFCLALLLAFGCVLLLLPLYNSISGKELQLGLQEGAIWKAIGMAALITLLLSGIYPALLLSSFNPARSLKGQLAPGVGIAVLRKGLVVFQFFISIVLLVGTMVMGRQMKYIRNKDLGFDKSYVFATAFPDSAWNHLDAIKTELRKSPSVISVGIAAESDIMNVTSGSGDIEWQGKMPGKQMMISEVAAGKDFLTTLKLTFLEGQDFAGTPADSNKYIVNETAVKQMGLKPPYLNQPITSHSRKGYIAGVVKDFNFQPLTKAIGPILFHTFWKGNVFYIRTTGSGAQAAIRATEKEYKKYADNQPFTYEFLDKKFDAHYRAAQRTGTLFNVFAGIAIFISCLGLFGLATYTAQRKVKEIGIRKVLGASVPGIVGLLSAGFLKLILVAVVLAVPISHIWMQRWLQNFAYVTPLSWTVFAVAAAFVLLIAFATICIQAVRAAVANPAHSLRSE; encoded by the coding sequence ATGATCAAAAATTATCTGAAAACCGCGTGGCGAAGCCTATGGGCAAATAAATTTTACAGTTTGCTGAATGTAACCGGTCTGGCGGTGGGCCTGGCAGCTGGTATCCTGTTGCTGATCTGGGTGCAGGATGAGCGGAGTTATGATAAATTCCATCGCAATGCTAAAAATATTTTTCTCATTAATAGTGAACTGCCCTCTGAAGATAAACCGTTGTTCTGGTCGGGTGCCCCGGGGCCGCTGGCAATCATCGCAAAGAAAATTCCCGAAATAAAAGCCGTTGTAAGGGTCTCGGGTTTCGGGGAGCAATTGTCTGATGCTTCCGGCAATAAGGTGCTGCGGGAGAACCAGCTTTATTGCGTTGATAGCAGTTTCCTGTCCCTGTTCGATTTTCCATTGGTAAAGGGCAGCCGGCAGGCGTTTTTGCCGGGGTTGCATTCTGTGGCGTTAACGCGTGCCACCGCAGAAAAGCTGTTTGGAACCGCCGACGCGATCGGCAAGATTGTCCGGCACAATAAAGTGAACTTCACCGTTTCAGCAATACTGGAAAATGTTCCGGAAAATTCCACGATCCGCTTTGATGCAATTTTTCCGATGGCGCTGTATGCACAGAATTTTACACGCAATGGCGGCAATGGCGAATGGAAGACGATCGACGAGGATATGGGAAACTACAACTTCAACACCTATGTATTATTAAATCCCGGGGCGGATCCTGTGAAGGTGGGGAACGCATTTTCTGATCTGTACCGCGCAGCAAGGAATGGCGACAGTAAGACCAGTTTCCATCTGCAAAATCTCGAAGAACTGCATCTTGTCGCGAACGATGGCAACAGATCCGGTCAGCAGACCGTAAAAGTGATCCTTGCTGTAGCCATTCTTCTCCTGGTGATCGCCAGTATCAATTATGTAAATCTCTCCACTGCCCGTGCAATGGCCCGTGTAAAAGAAGTAAGCATCCGCAAGATCGTGGGCGCAGAGCGGAGCCAGCTTTTTTTTCAGTTTGTAACAGAGACCCTGCTGCTTTTCTGCCTTGCGTTGCTGCTTGCATTTGGATGCGTCCTGTTGTTGTTGCCTTTGTATAACTCGATTTCGGGGAAGGAGCTGCAACTGGGCCTGCAGGAGGGCGCTATCTGGAAAGCAATCGGAATGGCCGCACTGATCACCTTGTTGTTATCCGGCATTTATCCGGCACTGTTACTCTCTTCATTCAACCCCGCGCGGTCACTTAAAGGACAATTGGCCCCGGGAGTGGGTATAGCCGTGCTGAGAAAGGGCCTGGTAGTATTCCAGTTCTTTATTTCGATCGTACTGCTTGTTGGTACGATGGTTATGGGCCGGCAGATGAAGTACATCCGGAATAAGGACCTGGGTTTTGATAAAAGCTATGTATTCGCAACGGCCTTCCCCGATAGTGCTTGGAACCACCTCGATGCTATAAAAACGGAACTGCGGAAATCTCCCTCGGTTATATCAGTGGGAATTGCAGCAGAAAGCGATATCATGAATGTAACAAGTGGTTCCGGTGATATTGAGTGGCAGGGAAAAATGCCTGGCAAACAGATGATGATCAGTGAGGTAGCTGCTGGAAAAGATTTTTTGACGACATTAAAACTGACCTTCCTGGAAGGACAGGATTTTGCGGGCACACCTGCAGACAGTAATAAATATATTGTAAATGAAACCGCTGTAAAGCAGATGGGGTTAAAGCCGCCGTATCTGAACCAGCCCATTACTTCTCACTCCCGGAAGGGGTATATAGCGGGAGTGGTAAAAGATTTTAATTTTCAGCCACTTACAAAAGCCATCGGCCCGATTCTTTTCCATACGTTCTGGAAGGGGAATGTATTTTATATCCGTACTACCGGTAGCGGAGCGCAGGCCGCAATCCGGGCAACAGAAAAGGAGTATAAGAAGTATGCCGATAACCAGCCTTTTACCTATGAGTTTCTGGATAAAAAATTTGATGCACACTACCGGGCAGCACAACGTACGGGTACACTTTTTAACGTATTTGCAGGTATCGCGATATTTATCTCCTGCCTTGGATTGTTCGGACTGGCTACTTATACCGCACAGCGGAAAGTAAAGGAGATCGGTATCCGGAAGGTACTCGGTGCCAGTGTTCCGGGCATCGTGGGGTTGCTTTCCGCAGGTTTTTTAAAACTGATCCTGGTGGCTGTTGTACTGGCGGTACCGATATCTCATATCTGGATGCAACGCTGGCTGCAGAATTTTGCGTATGTAACGCCTCTTTCGTGGACGGTATTTGCTGTTGCTGCCGCTTTTGTATTGCTGATCGCTTTTGCAACGATATGTATACAGGCCGTCAGGGCTGCAGTTGCAAACCCTGCTCATTCGCTCCGGTCGGAATAG